A single region of the Psychrobacter alimentarius genome encodes:
- a CDS encoding alpha/beta hydrolase, whose amino-acid sequence MQLIPAPAGVLEVDALWQQNNPNDPNTDTVALLCHPNPLFDGTMNNKVVTTMYRFARDSGMHVVRFNFRGVGQSTGEHDYAEGEVVDAMTVLQWIAEQTNARKLWLGGFSFGGYVTARVAEQVIEASHIWGVSDFEIVNIALIAPSIEKNESSDIRLPVDKTFEIYGNADEVIDPKNMQAFADHLGIEVSVVDGAGHFFHGRLSELKGLLEKHSFGSEM is encoded by the coding sequence ATGCAATTGATTCCTGCTCCTGCTGGCGTGCTCGAAGTCGACGCACTGTGGCAACAAAACAATCCTAATGACCCTAACACGGATACCGTGGCGTTACTTTGTCATCCTAATCCATTATTCGATGGGACGATGAACAATAAAGTGGTGACGACTATGTACCGCTTTGCCCGTGATAGTGGGATGCATGTGGTACGTTTCAACTTTCGAGGCGTGGGTCAATCAACGGGCGAGCACGATTACGCGGAAGGTGAAGTGGTAGATGCGATGACCGTGTTACAATGGATTGCCGAACAAACCAATGCTCGTAAGTTATGGCTTGGCGGGTTTTCTTTTGGTGGCTATGTGACAGCGCGTGTGGCTGAGCAAGTAATTGAGGCCTCTCACATCTGGGGCGTAAGCGATTTTGAAATTGTTAATATTGCCCTGATTGCACCCTCTATCGAAAAAAATGAGAGTAGCGATATACGTTTGCCAGTTGATAAGACGTTTGAGATTTATGGTAATGCAGATGAAGTCATTGATCCCAAAAACATGCAGGCATTTGCTGATCATTTAGGAATTGAGGTCAGCGTCGTGGATGGCGCAGGTCACTTTTTTCATGGTCGCCTATCAGAGCTCAAAGGTTTGTTAGAAAAACACAGCTTTGGTAGTGAGATGTAG
- the zapE gene encoding cell division protein ZapE produces MSLSPLQRYEQAVSTDDFTQDEQQFKAMSYLDEIYHQLINTAPQKKGFFSFLKSKPTAPKGLYMWGGVGRGKTWMMDMFYDSLTIDRKMRLHFHHFMKRVHQELHKLQGESDPLEKVADIIHAEAVIICFDEFFVSNVSDAMILGDLFTMLFNRGITLVATSNIEPSGLYKDGLHRDRFLPAIAEVERHTTVMNIDSGIDYRLRVLQQAELYESPLTKANHHWLANRFASLSNNQKISHAPITINGREIKINARTEDILFCDFRHLCMEPRSASDFIEIAKQFNTVLVNSVPALDDDLRDPTRRFIYLVDEFYDRRVKLLVRAEQSILNLYQGEKLAFEIERTRSRLLEMQSEDYLRMAHRVEDGA; encoded by the coding sequence ATGAGTTTATCTCCATTGCAACGTTACGAGCAAGCCGTCAGTACGGACGATTTTACTCAAGATGAACAGCAATTTAAGGCCATGAGCTACCTTGATGAGATTTATCATCAGCTCATCAATACTGCGCCGCAAAAAAAAGGCTTTTTTAGCTTCCTAAAGTCCAAGCCGACCGCACCAAAGGGTTTGTATATGTGGGGCGGTGTGGGCCGCGGTAAAACATGGATGATGGACATGTTTTACGATTCTTTGACTATTGATCGTAAGATGCGCCTGCATTTTCATCATTTTATGAAGCGTGTGCATCAAGAGCTACATAAGCTACAAGGTGAGAGTGACCCGTTAGAAAAAGTCGCAGATATTATTCATGCAGAAGCCGTCATCATTTGTTTTGATGAATTTTTTGTATCTAATGTCTCTGACGCTATGATTTTGGGCGATCTATTTACCATGCTATTCAATCGTGGTATCACATTGGTTGCCACTTCAAACATTGAGCCGTCAGGGCTTTATAAAGATGGGCTGCATCGTGACCGTTTTTTGCCAGCCATTGCCGAAGTTGAGCGTCATACGACAGTGATGAATATCGACTCTGGTATTGACTATCGCTTACGTGTGCTGCAACAAGCAGAACTTTATGAGTCGCCTTTGACCAAGGCAAACCATCACTGGCTTGCCAACCGTTTTGCCAGTTTGTCTAATAACCAAAAAATCAGTCATGCTCCGATTACGATTAATGGCCGTGAAATTAAGATTAACGCGCGTACTGAAGACATCTTATTTTGCGATTTCCGTCATCTATGTATGGAGCCGCGTTCAGCCTCTGATTTTATTGAAATCGCTAAGCAGTTCAACACCGTCTTAGTCAATTCAGTACCAGCATTAGATGATGATTTGCGTGATCCGACGCGTCGTTTTATTTACCTTGTGGACGAGTTCTATGATCGCCGCGTAAAACTCTTGGTTCGAGCAGAGCAGTCGATTTTAAATCTATATCAAGGTGAGAAGCTGGCATTTGAGATTGAGCGTACGCGTTCACGTTTGCTTGAAATGCAGTCAGAAGATTATTTACGGATGGCGCACCGCGTCGAAGACGGCGCCTAA
- a CDS encoding nitroreductase family protein, with amino-acid sequence MTESNNDDNAKNDKKLAVKNVTATDSPLAAETLIGWINSRRSMGNLDAPAPTRAQIEAAIECAATAPDHKKLNPWRFIVTQGEARNQLGHALLEAAQEKAEQEGEVLSEKDIKKTQSMPLRAPLIITVVTKIQAHKKVPPFEQMLSAGAAVQNLILALKAQGFSTVWRTGLLCNEPAVKAYFDVGSDDYVTAFVYTGTSPKNAPTRKPIDIEPLVRFES; translated from the coding sequence ATGACCGAATCTAATAATGATGATAATGCAAAAAATGATAAAAAATTGGCCGTTAAGAACGTCACAGCTACTGATTCACCATTGGCTGCTGAGACGCTGATTGGTTGGATCAATTCAAGACGCAGTATGGGCAACTTAGATGCGCCAGCACCGACGCGCGCCCAGATCGAAGCGGCAATCGAATGTGCTGCCACCGCGCCAGATCACAAAAAGTTGAACCCATGGCGTTTTATAGTGACGCAGGGCGAGGCTCGTAATCAATTAGGGCACGCATTGCTTGAAGCTGCTCAAGAAAAAGCGGAACAAGAGGGTGAGGTGTTGTCTGAAAAAGACATTAAAAAAACCCAAAGTATGCCACTGCGAGCGCCTCTTATCATTACGGTGGTCACTAAAATACAAGCGCATAAAAAAGTTCCTCCCTTCGAGCAGATGTTAAGTGCGGGTGCTGCTGTCCAAAACCTTATTTTGGCACTAAAAGCACAAGGTTTTAGTACTGTATGGCGTACTGGACTACTATGTAACGAGCCTGCTGTGAAAGCTTATTTTGATGTTGGGTCAGATGATTATGTGACGGCTTTTGTTTATACTGGTACCAGCCCAAAAAATGCACCCACACGTAAACCCATTGATATCGAGCCATTGGTACGATTTGAGTCATAA
- a CDS encoding NAD(P)H-dependent glycerol-3-phosphate dehydrogenase, with protein MTSPNDSNKNIGNDDNNTEKSTPDKQNSLLLGIIERATKSGLGRKKLNPSAVESAVAKNMAEIHSNPTKLRLAFLGGGSFGTAMANLAARNGCDTTLWVRNKRTVKAMIKTQTNKKYLPGYKLDDRLKYSHDLAATVKDKDIVFIAIPGLAFRETLKNIAPFISGQSIVSLTKGMEKDTFALMSDIIKDELPEVNFGVMSGPNLAIEIMKNMPSATVIASESEPLRHAVQAALHSAFFRVFASDDVKGVELGGALKNIYAIAMGMAAAYDVGENTKAMILTRALAEMSRFGVEAGANPLTFLGLSGVGDLYATCSSELSRNYRIGTMLGRGMNIDAAVKKLGQTAEGVNTIQQVHEKATKEGIYMPITHALYAVIYEDKAALGVALHLMEAGFRSDVEFVMAHDHSNAALTAHMKTSSSSAENNKDDTDHK; from the coding sequence ATGACCAGCCCAAATGATAGCAATAAAAACATTGGCAACGATGACAATAACACAGAGAAGAGCACACCTGATAAGCAAAACAGTTTGTTACTAGGTATCATCGAACGTGCGACCAAATCCGGTCTTGGTCGTAAAAAACTGAACCCTAGTGCGGTCGAATCAGCAGTGGCAAAAAACATGGCAGAGATTCACAGCAACCCTACTAAGCTGCGATTGGCCTTTTTAGGTGGCGGAAGTTTTGGTACGGCAATGGCGAACTTGGCCGCACGAAATGGCTGTGATACCACACTGTGGGTGCGCAATAAGCGTACCGTGAAGGCAATGATAAAAACTCAGACCAACAAAAAATACTTGCCAGGTTATAAGCTAGATGACCGTCTAAAATATAGTCATGACTTGGCAGCAACGGTAAAAGACAAGGACATTGTTTTTATCGCTATACCAGGTTTGGCCTTCAGAGAAACCTTAAAAAATATTGCCCCATTTATTAGTGGTCAATCTATCGTCTCATTAACGAAAGGCATGGAAAAGGACACGTTTGCCTTAATGAGCGATATCATCAAGGATGAGCTACCAGAAGTGAATTTTGGCGTGATGTCAGGGCCAAATTTGGCCATAGAAATTATGAAAAATATGCCTTCTGCGACGGTCATTGCTAGTGAGTCTGAACCGTTACGTCATGCGGTACAAGCAGCGCTGCACAGTGCATTTTTTAGAGTTTTTGCCAGCGATGATGTCAAAGGCGTTGAGCTTGGTGGTGCACTCAAAAACATTTACGCGATTGCGATGGGAATGGCGGCGGCCTATGATGTTGGCGAAAATACCAAAGCGATGATACTGACACGTGCTTTGGCAGAAATGAGTCGTTTCGGTGTCGAAGCAGGTGCAAACCCACTCACTTTTTTAGGGTTGTCAGGGGTTGGTGATTTATATGCCACTTGTAGCTCAGAATTGAGTCGCAATTATCGCATTGGTACGATGCTCGGTCGTGGCATGAACATAGACGCTGCTGTCAAAAAACTTGGTCAAACAGCTGAGGGTGTTAATACCATTCAGCAGGTACACGAAAAAGCGACCAAAGAAGGCATCTATATGCCTATTACTCACGCTCTGTATGCGGTCATTTATGAAGATAAAGCGGCTCTAGGGGTTGCTCTACATTTGATGGAAGCTGGTTTCCGCAGTGATGTTGAATTCGTCATGGCGCATGACCATAGTAATGCGGCACTGACTGCCCATATGAAAACATCGAGTAGTAGCGCTGAAAATAATAAGGACGACACTGACCATAAGTAA
- a CDS encoding SixA phosphatase family protein, which translates to MKIILVRHGQAEDETRPDSARQLTEFGRKQAAQTAEYVTTHYHPDRFVVSPYDRAQQTLAEFQARAPKVPSTTQNNITPSDDARQALIDIGNIEADCLVVVCHMSIVAYIAGLLTGDYPESFSLAEARVFEMDFVMSGMAKEIDRFVPDQPY; encoded by the coding sequence ATGAAAATTATACTAGTACGTCATGGTCAAGCAGAAGATGAAACACGTCCTGATAGCGCCCGTCAGCTGACTGAATTTGGACGTAAGCAAGCCGCCCAAACCGCAGAATACGTGACAACTCATTATCACCCTGATCGTTTTGTTGTAAGCCCTTATGATAGAGCGCAGCAAACACTGGCTGAATTCCAAGCAAGAGCGCCAAAAGTGCCGTCAACAACACAGAATAATATTACGCCTTCTGATGATGCGCGCCAAGCTTTAATAGATATCGGTAATATCGAAGCGGATTGTCTTGTGGTGGTCTGCCATATGTCCATCGTTGCCTACATTGCTGGATTACTGACAGGAGATTATCCTGAGTCATTTTCTCTGGCAGAAGCGCGCGTGTTCGAAATGGACTTTGTCATGAGCGGTATGGCAAAAGAGATCGACCGCTTTGTTCCTGATCAGCCTTATTGA
- the gspL gene encoding type II secretion system protein GspL, with product MLHVWLRAQHSPLAVWHEDAQQWQTVDGWQQLQALYGSHKNNAHKTLCLYFPSSHLLQVDTEFTAAQLKQLGISGKQYLFEEMSLTPVEQLAIRQISHADRHQLYALSQNDIESWQQSTKLAGMTITALLPDFLLLPTPEEGAGQQVTLYQDTQTMLLRQSLRQGMAVSYLPLIFERFPHLSEVNVLSPIASFEDTSTLFNSNPLTDTFGDSIASHDIGLQKSSTPTSSMPTDFMAQTLATITEHQLLLTTLTTTPKPIENPDRHALNFFIKSTDSQLSPYLRVAMMVALSALVLQMATDGVQWYQYNNAAIATKSEIAKQYQSWFADEPLSTRTKLQVQLQPKLRSDSQAPDSHMAALARISPLIKQSSLHAQALVMQPSSLSFTLIAPDRTSLDTFTSTLTAQGLSAKLAQVSGNEQGQFSGQITVSVIENNDTQANTAAS from the coding sequence GTGTTACATGTTTGGTTACGAGCGCAGCATAGCCCACTAGCTGTATGGCATGAAGATGCACAACAATGGCAAACAGTCGATGGGTGGCAACAGCTACAAGCGCTCTATGGTAGTCATAAAAACAATGCTCACAAAACATTGTGCTTGTATTTCCCTTCAAGCCATCTATTACAAGTCGATACGGAGTTTACGGCTGCCCAACTTAAACAACTGGGCATTAGTGGTAAGCAGTATCTATTTGAAGAGATGTCATTGACCCCAGTTGAACAATTGGCCATTCGACAAATCAGTCATGCCGATCGTCATCAACTTTATGCGTTGTCACAAAATGATATCGAGTCGTGGCAGCAAAGTACCAAACTTGCTGGTATGACCATCACAGCGCTACTGCCTGATTTTTTATTGCTGCCAACGCCAGAAGAGGGGGCAGGACAGCAAGTGACGTTATATCAAGACACTCAAACCATGCTACTGCGTCAATCTTTACGTCAAGGTATGGCGGTCAGCTATTTGCCATTGATTTTTGAGCGTTTCCCGCATCTTAGTGAAGTCAACGTATTATCGCCCATAGCGTCTTTTGAAGACACGTCAACGCTCTTCAACAGTAATCCTCTTACGGATACATTTGGTGACTCTATTGCATCTCATGACATTGGACTGCAAAAGTCGTCAACGCCAACATCGTCCATGCCAACTGATTTTATGGCACAAACCTTAGCAACGATCACTGAGCATCAATTGTTATTGACCACACTGACAACGACGCCAAAACCCATTGAGAACCCTGATCGTCATGCGCTAAATTTCTTCATCAAGTCCACAGATTCACAATTGTCACCTTATTTGCGCGTGGCTATGATGGTCGCGCTGAGTGCATTGGTACTACAGATGGCGACGGATGGTGTGCAATGGTATCAATATAATAATGCAGCTATCGCAACCAAGAGTGAGATTGCTAAGCAGTACCAATCGTGGTTTGCTGATGAGCCTTTGAGCACTCGTACAAAGCTACAAGTACAATTGCAACCAAAATTGCGTAGTGACAGCCAAGCGCCTGATTCGCACATGGCTGCATTGGCTCGCATATCACCTCTTATCAAACAGTCTTCCTTGCATGCACAAGCACTGGTGATGCAGCCTTCATCACTCAGCTTTACCTTGATAGCGCCTGACCGTACTAGTTTGGATACATTTACAAGCACACTGACGGCACAAGGGTTAAGCGCCAAGCTTGCGCAAGTGAGCGGCAATGAGCAAGGGCAGTTTAGTGGTCAAATCACGGTAAGCGTGATAGAAAATAACGATACGCAAGCAAATACGGCGGCATCATAA